Proteins from a genomic interval of Leifsonia shinshuensis:
- a CDS encoding cation:proton antiporter gives MELGVYAVIAVAVIVGVAAFARKLGVAAPIILVIVGVTLSVLPGVPDIEVPPEIILDGLLPPILYAAAISVPLTDFRRNLAPIAGLSVFLVVVTAFASGFVLYTMLPDLNLAAAIALGAIISPPDAVAATSIGRKLGLPPRLLTVLEGEGLVNDATALVLLRTALAAAVGTLATPLAGVLDFFSAVIIALVIGLVVGFVTVWVRSKLSDPVLDTALSVVVPFAAFAPTEALHGSGVLAVVVTGLYTGHASPRQFSAQARISDQINWRTIQFLLENGVFLLIGLELRTLIADVEHPEILSVWDAVGIGLIAMASLVVIRYILIGPLILALRRRGERAEKQVLREWLMISYFRDHPVRYRWQAQRKQRAEQRYERHRSDLEEFRQEAIDWKGGVVLGWSGMRGVVTLAAAQSLPGDIPYRPQLILIAFTVAFVSLVVQGGTLPWLIRALGLQGIDVKDDRRLLAQLLDDLSEAGLAVLDDPEAASGATSPVDPEVVERVRQTTYLRAEAAWERIVLHDTPPEGRPHHVYRTLRLAVVDAERDRLHVERARGAYPSRILSEAQSMLDIEETRLQSRAR, from the coding sequence ATGGAGCTCGGTGTCTATGCGGTGATCGCCGTCGCGGTGATCGTCGGCGTAGCCGCCTTCGCCCGCAAGCTCGGCGTCGCCGCGCCCATCATCCTCGTGATCGTCGGCGTCACCCTGTCGGTGCTGCCCGGGGTGCCGGACATCGAGGTGCCGCCGGAGATCATCCTGGACGGGCTGCTCCCGCCCATCCTCTACGCGGCGGCGATCAGCGTCCCGCTCACCGACTTCCGCCGCAACCTCGCGCCGATCGCGGGGCTCTCGGTCTTCCTCGTGGTGGTCACGGCGTTCGCGTCGGGATTCGTGCTCTACACGATGCTGCCCGACCTCAACCTGGCCGCGGCCATCGCGCTCGGCGCGATCATCAGCCCGCCCGACGCGGTCGCGGCGACCTCCATCGGCCGCAAGCTCGGTCTCCCGCCGCGGCTGCTGACCGTGCTGGAGGGCGAGGGCCTGGTCAACGACGCCACCGCGCTGGTGCTGCTGCGCACGGCCCTCGCGGCCGCGGTCGGCACCCTGGCCACGCCGCTCGCGGGCGTGCTCGACTTCTTCTCGGCCGTGATCATCGCCCTCGTGATCGGCCTGGTGGTCGGCTTCGTCACCGTGTGGGTGCGCTCCAAGCTGAGCGACCCGGTGCTCGACACCGCGCTGTCGGTCGTCGTGCCGTTCGCCGCGTTCGCCCCGACGGAGGCGCTGCACGGCTCGGGCGTCCTCGCCGTCGTCGTGACCGGCCTCTACACCGGGCACGCGTCGCCGCGGCAGTTCAGCGCGCAGGCGCGGATCAGCGACCAGATCAACTGGCGCACCATCCAGTTCCTGCTCGAGAACGGCGTCTTCCTGCTGATCGGGCTGGAACTGCGCACCCTCATCGCGGACGTCGAGCACCCGGAGATCCTCAGCGTCTGGGACGCGGTCGGCATCGGGCTGATCGCGATGGCCTCCCTGGTCGTGATCCGCTACATCCTGATCGGGCCGCTCATCCTCGCGCTCCGACGACGCGGCGAACGCGCCGAGAAGCAAGTGCTGCGGGAGTGGTTGATGATCAGCTACTTCCGCGACCATCCGGTGCGCTACCGCTGGCAGGCGCAGCGCAAGCAGCGCGCCGAGCAGCGCTACGAGCGGCACCGCAGCGACCTGGAGGAGTTCCGCCAGGAGGCCATCGACTGGAAGGGCGGGGTCGTCCTCGGCTGGTCGGGGATGCGCGGCGTCGTCACGCTGGCGGCCGCGCAGTCGCTGCCCGGGGACATCCCGTACCGCCCGCAGCTCATCCTGATCGCGTTCACGGTCGCGTTCGTCAGCCTGGTCGTGCAGGGCGGCACCCTCCCCTGGCTGATCCGGGCCCTCGGGCTGCAGGGCATCGACGTGAAGGACGACAGGAGGCTGCTCGCGCAGCTCCTCGACGACCTCAGCGAGGCCGGCCTCGCGGTGCTGGACGACCCGGAGGCCGCCTCGGGCGCGACCTCCCCGGTCGATCCGGAGGTCGTGGAACGCGTGCGCCAGACCACCTACCTCCGCGCCGAGGCGGCCTGGGAGCGCATCGTCCTCCACGACACCCCGCCGGAGGGGCGGCCGCACCACGTCTACCGCACGCTGCGGCTGGCGGTCGTGGACGCCGAGCGCGACCGGCTGCACGTGGAGCGGGCGCGCGGCGCCTACCCGTCGCGCATCCTGAGCGAGGCGCAGTCCATGCTCGACATCGAGGAGACCCGGCTTCAGTCCCGCGCCCGGTGA
- a CDS encoding Fur family transcriptional regulator, whose amino-acid sequence MDTAQLEGVLRASGLRVTQGRLAVLRALDAHPHVDAESVYRAVLPALPGTSIQNVHNVLGDLTAAGLLRRIEPAHSPALYERRVGDNHHHVVCTACGAVADVECVVGHAPCLHPSGAAGFVVDVAEVTFWGLCPSCQERAAKAPSRAG is encoded by the coding sequence ATGGACACCGCACAGCTCGAAGGCGTGCTCCGCGCGTCGGGGCTGCGGGTGACGCAGGGACGGCTCGCCGTGCTCCGCGCGCTCGACGCGCACCCCCACGTGGACGCCGAGTCGGTGTACCGCGCGGTGTTACCCGCACTGCCCGGCACCTCGATCCAGAACGTCCACAACGTGCTCGGCGACCTCACCGCCGCCGGTCTGCTGCGGCGGATCGAGCCGGCGCACTCTCCCGCGCTCTACGAGCGGCGCGTCGGCGACAACCACCACCACGTGGTCTGCACCGCGTGCGGCGCGGTCGCGGACGTGGAGTGCGTCGTCGGCCACGCACCCTGCCTGCATCCCTCGGGGGCGGCCGGGTTCGTGGTGGACGTGGCGGAGGTCACCTTCTGGGGGCTGTGCCCGTCCTGTCAGGAACGTGCGGCGAAAGCCCCGTCGCGCGCCGGATGA
- a CDS encoding catalase, giving the protein MTENHTTTQTGSPVGSDAHSLTSGRDGATALHDRYLVEKLAQFNRERIPERIVHAKGGGAFGEFVVTGDVTAYTKAAVFQPGTTTRTVQRFSSVAGEQGSPDTWRDVRGFSVKFYTTEGNYDIVGNNTPVFFIRDGIKFPDFIHSQKRLPGSGLRDADMQWDFWTLSPESAHQVTYLMGDRGLPRSWRTMPGYGSHTYQWINAAGERFWVKYHFHALQGNEEMHGAEAERIAGEDADYYRRDLYEAIERGDFPAWKVSVQVMPYEDAKTYRFNPFDLTKVWPHSDYPLIEVGVHTLNENPENFFAQIEQAAFSPANTVPGIDISPDKMLMARVFSYPDAQRYRVGTNYNELPVNAPVAPVHNYSQDGAARHGFKPASAPVYAPNSFGGPSANAAAAGEGSWESDGALVRAAATLHAEDDDFGQAGTLYREVYDDAAKERFLDTIAGAVGGVTREDIRERAIQYWTNVDSALGAALRARLESGVADPDEAAEFVGVGE; this is encoded by the coding sequence ATGACGGAGAACCACACGACCACCCAGACCGGAAGCCCGGTCGGCAGCGACGCGCACTCGCTGACGTCCGGACGGGACGGGGCGACCGCGCTCCACGACCGGTATCTCGTCGAGAAGCTCGCGCAGTTCAACCGCGAGCGCATCCCGGAGCGGATCGTGCACGCGAAGGGCGGCGGGGCGTTCGGCGAGTTCGTCGTCACCGGCGACGTGACCGCGTACACGAAGGCCGCGGTCTTCCAGCCCGGCACCACCACCCGCACCGTGCAGCGGTTCTCGTCGGTCGCCGGCGAGCAGGGCTCCCCCGACACCTGGCGCGACGTCCGCGGCTTCTCGGTGAAGTTCTACACGACCGAGGGCAACTACGACATCGTCGGCAACAACACTCCGGTGTTCTTCATCCGCGACGGCATCAAGTTCCCCGACTTCATCCACTCGCAGAAGCGCCTCCCCGGCTCCGGCCTGCGCGACGCCGACATGCAGTGGGACTTCTGGACGCTCTCCCCGGAGTCGGCGCACCAGGTGACCTACCTGATGGGCGACCGCGGCCTGCCGCGCTCCTGGCGGACCATGCCCGGCTACGGCTCGCACACCTACCAGTGGATCAACGCGGCCGGCGAGCGGTTCTGGGTGAAGTACCACTTCCACGCGCTGCAGGGCAACGAGGAGATGCACGGCGCGGAGGCGGAGCGGATCGCGGGTGAGGACGCGGACTACTACCGCCGCGACCTCTACGAGGCGATCGAGCGCGGCGACTTCCCGGCGTGGAAGGTGAGCGTGCAGGTGATGCCGTACGAGGACGCCAAGACCTACCGGTTCAACCCGTTCGACCTGACCAAGGTGTGGCCGCACAGCGACTACCCGCTGATCGAGGTCGGCGTCCACACCCTCAACGAGAACCCGGAGAACTTCTTCGCGCAGATCGAGCAGGCGGCGTTCTCCCCGGCCAACACCGTCCCGGGCATCGACATCAGCCCGGACAAGATGCTGATGGCGCGCGTGTTCTCCTACCCGGACGCCCAGCGCTACCGCGTCGGCACCAACTACAACGAGCTGCCGGTGAACGCGCCGGTCGCCCCGGTGCACAACTACTCGCAGGACGGCGCGGCCCGCCACGGCTTCAAGCCGGCGTCCGCGCCGGTGTACGCGCCGAACTCGTTCGGCGGCCCGTCGGCGAATGCCGCAGCAGCCGGAGAGGGATCGTGGGAGTCGGACGGCGCGCTCGTGCGCGCGGCGGCGACGCTGCACGCGGAGGACGACGACTTCGGCCAGGCGGGGACGCTCTACCGCGAGGTCTACGACGACGCGGCGAAGGAGCGGTTCCTGGACACGATCGCGGGCGCGGTCGGCGGGGTGACCCGCGAGGACATCCGCGAGCGCGCGATCCAGTACTGGACGAACGTGGATTCGGCGCTCGGTGCAGCGCTGCGTGCGCGGCTGGAGTCCGGGGTCGCCGACCCGGACGAGGCGGCCGAGTTCGTGGGCGTCGGGGAGTAA
- a CDS encoding virginiamycin B lyase family protein, which translates to MSGDTRHGSVELIPVGAPGEGPYGIAVTGDGAVWFTLVHGAAVGRLDPSGVLTRLDLGAGAQPSVVAAANGTDVWVSDTTGGRLLLGPGPRLLAEAMAPTAGAQPFGVVALYDGTTWFTELAADALGRVGVLGEVDEFPVGREGVMASMIAASGDSLWFTMNAVDALGHVRGGDAAVAVTELPAGSGPVGITVAEDGAIWAALIGGDALARVGTDGALALHPLGAGAKPHAVAPDATGGVWASLWGADALAHVTAAGETARVALPPGSEPHGIAVAPDGTVWAALESGALARLHP; encoded by the coding sequence GTGAGCGGGGATACTCGGCACGGCTCGGTCGAGCTGATCCCGGTCGGCGCGCCGGGGGAGGGGCCGTACGGAATCGCGGTGACCGGCGACGGCGCCGTATGGTTCACGCTCGTGCACGGAGCGGCCGTCGGCCGGCTCGATCCGTCCGGCGTGCTGACCCGGCTCGACCTGGGCGCGGGCGCACAGCCGTCGGTGGTCGCCGCGGCGAACGGCACAGACGTGTGGGTGAGCGACACGACGGGAGGCCGCCTGCTGCTGGGACCGGGCCCGCGGCTCCTAGCCGAGGCCATGGCGCCCACGGCGGGCGCCCAACCGTTCGGCGTCGTCGCGCTCTACGACGGCACGACCTGGTTCACCGAGCTCGCCGCTGACGCGCTCGGCCGCGTCGGGGTCCTCGGTGAGGTCGACGAGTTCCCCGTCGGCCGCGAGGGCGTGATGGCGTCGATGATCGCGGCCTCCGGCGACTCGCTCTGGTTCACGATGAACGCCGTCGACGCCCTCGGGCACGTGCGCGGCGGCGACGCCGCGGTCGCGGTCACCGAACTGCCCGCCGGCTCCGGCCCCGTCGGCATCACCGTTGCCGAGGACGGCGCGATCTGGGCCGCCCTGATCGGCGGCGACGCCCTGGCCCGGGTGGGCACGGACGGCGCGCTCGCGCTGCATCCGCTCGGCGCCGGCGCCAAGCCGCACGCGGTCGCGCCCGATGCGACCGGCGGGGTCTGGGCCTCGCTCTGGGGCGCGGACGCCCTGGCGCACGTCACCGCCGCCGGCGAGACCGCCCGCGTCGCGCTGCCCCCGGGCTCCGAGCCGCACGGCATCGCCGTCGCCCCCGACGGCACGGTCTGGGCCGCCCTGGAGTCGGGCGCCCTCGCCCGCCTCCACCCCTGA
- a CDS encoding PhzF family phenazine biosynthesis protein, which produces MDEIEVVVVRVFTDERGTNGNELGIVTSAPATAGREQEIAAALGFSETVFVDSLDTTAGLAAIRIFTPAAELPFAGHPSVGTAWWLAHERTPVGALVEKAGDVAVSVDLDRDSATIDARAAWTPDFTWHALGTPAEVEALDAFAFTEGQHYAYAWIDEAEGRLRARMFAPAMGIVEDEATGAAAVALTAKLGRALHILQGEGSEITTQPLDGGLVRVGGTVVYDRTIDATL; this is translated from the coding sequence ATGGATGAAATCGAGGTAGTGGTCGTCCGCGTCTTCACCGACGAGCGCGGCACGAACGGCAACGAGCTGGGCATCGTGACCAGCGCGCCGGCGACGGCGGGGCGCGAGCAGGAGATCGCGGCCGCGCTGGGCTTCAGCGAGACGGTGTTCGTCGACTCGTTGGACACGACGGCGGGCCTCGCGGCCATCCGGATCTTCACGCCGGCGGCCGAGCTCCCGTTCGCCGGCCACCCGAGCGTGGGGACGGCCTGGTGGCTCGCCCACGAGCGCACCCCGGTCGGCGCCCTCGTCGAGAAGGCGGGCGATGTGGCGGTGTCCGTCGACCTCGACCGGGATTCGGCGACGATCGACGCCCGCGCCGCGTGGACCCCCGACTTCACCTGGCACGCGCTGGGCACCCCGGCGGAGGTCGAGGCGCTCGACGCCTTCGCGTTCACCGAGGGACAGCACTACGCGTACGCCTGGATCGACGAGGCGGAGGGCCGGCTGCGCGCCCGGATGTTCGCCCCGGCCATGGGCATCGTCGAGGACGAGGCGACCGGCGCCGCCGCCGTCGCGCTCACCGCGAAGCTCGGCCGGGCGCTGCACATCCTGCAGGGCGAGGGCTCGGAGATCACGACGCAGCCCCTCGACGGCGGCCTCGTCCGCGTCGGCGGGACCGTGGTGTACGACCGCACCATCGACGCCACCCTGTGA
- a CDS encoding three-helix bundle dimerization domain-containing protein, which produces MSDEAPTPAAPTDEEVAIDHAVDRLAERFPQVPRDRIVDLVHQRHIDYTGAPVRDFIPVLIEHDVKRELAAEVTPLA; this is translated from the coding sequence ATGAGTGACGAGGCCCCCACCCCCGCCGCCCCCACCGACGAAGAGGTCGCCATCGACCACGCCGTCGACCGGCTCGCGGAGCGCTTCCCCCAGGTCCCCCGGGACCGCATCGTCGACTTGGTGCACCAGCGGCACATCGACTACACCGGCGCGCCCGTGCGCGACTTCATCCCCGTGCTCATCGAGCACGACGTCAAACGGGAGCTGGCCGCGGAAGTGACCCCGCTGGCCTGA
- a CDS encoding phage tail protein has translation MRQVVDFTDVSTEGLESSPVAPALAGLRANEARYFKNKYDHDFATAPADEEQEALDWVSRILADERGIVIASPALEVTSFEVDGIRMAYVFYESGLSINVMYTIDDAGKRAVGFKLSDGMEVPEELSAFKFARQKSKLAGTIRGSYFVIKGTY, from the coding sequence ATGCGCCAGGTGGTCGATTTCACGGACGTCTCGACGGAGGGACTGGAGTCCAGCCCCGTCGCGCCCGCCCTCGCCGGGCTGCGCGCCAACGAGGCCCGCTACTTCAAGAACAAGTACGACCACGACTTCGCGACCGCGCCGGCCGACGAGGAGCAGGAGGCGCTCGACTGGGTCAGCCGCATCCTCGCCGACGAGCGCGGCATCGTGATCGCGTCGCCCGCCCTCGAGGTCACCTCGTTCGAGGTGGACGGCATCCGGATGGCCTACGTCTTCTACGAGTCCGGCCTGTCGATCAACGTCATGTACACCATCGACGACGCGGGCAAGCGCGCGGTCGGCTTCAAGCTGTCCGACGGCATGGAGGTGCCGGAGGAGCTGTCGGCGTTCAAGTTCGCGCGGCAGAAGTCGAAGCTCGCGGGGACGATCCGCGGCTCCTACTTCGTCATCAAGGGCACGTACTGA
- a CDS encoding ZIP family metal transporter has product MSPMGVAALGAVAGLTIFLGLPIGRLRSNAVGLKAALNALATGILIFLLWDVLSQAWEPVDKALSSHQLGPALGQGLLMAACIGVGLLSLTYVDRYMKRRALALASPIRPQAGPDGSPAGSHPGAGSQPHGHHGSGTGAVGTATGVAIVAATEVESRAGARRLALTIAIGIGLHNFAEGLAIGTAAAQGELAFAVLLIVGFGLHNATEGFGIVAPLSGTRPSWGYLALLGLIGGGPTFLGTIIGQSFSSSIVSIAFLGLAAGSILYVVIELFAVARRTGMKTLVAWCIFAGIVAGFATDAIVTAGGA; this is encoded by the coding sequence ATGTCCCCCATGGGTGTCGCCGCTCTCGGCGCCGTCGCTGGTCTGACCATCTTCCTCGGCCTCCCGATCGGCCGGCTGCGCTCGAACGCCGTCGGCCTGAAGGCCGCGCTGAACGCGCTCGCGACCGGCATCCTGATCTTCCTGCTGTGGGATGTGCTCTCGCAGGCGTGGGAGCCCGTGGACAAGGCGCTCTCGTCGCACCAGCTCGGCCCGGCGCTCGGCCAGGGCCTGCTGATGGCCGCGTGCATCGGCGTCGGGCTGCTCAGCCTCACCTACGTCGACCGGTACATGAAGCGGCGCGCGCTGGCGCTCGCGTCGCCGATCCGGCCGCAGGCCGGTCCCGACGGATCGCCCGCCGGCTCGCACCCCGGCGCCGGCTCCCAGCCGCACGGGCACCACGGCTCCGGCACGGGCGCCGTCGGCACCGCCACCGGCGTCGCCATCGTCGCCGCCACCGAGGTGGAGTCCCGCGCGGGCGCGCGCCGCCTGGCGCTCACCATCGCGATCGGCATCGGCCTCCACAACTTCGCCGAGGGCCTGGCGATCGGCACCGCAGCTGCGCAGGGCGAGCTCGCCTTCGCCGTCCTGCTCATCGTCGGCTTCGGCCTCCACAACGCCACCGAGGGCTTCGGGATCGTCGCCCCGCTGAGCGGCACCCGCCCGTCCTGGGGCTACCTCGCGCTGCTCGGCCTGATCGGCGGCGGCCCCACCTTCCTCGGCACCATCATCGGCCAGTCGTTCAGCAGCTCGATCGTCTCGATCGCGTTCCTCGGCCTGGCCGCCGGCTCCATCCTCTACGTCGTCATCGAGCTGTTCGCCGTCGCCCGCCGCACCGGCATGAAGACCCTCGTCGCGTGGTGCATCTTCGCCGGGATCGTCGCCGGCTTCGCCACCGACGCCATCGTGACCGCCGGCGGGGCCTGA
- a CDS encoding universal stress protein: MTTTQRILVGYEATPAGEDALAAGAALAASFGADLDVVLVMPDTSRRGNVPNDPAYDALLRDTAEGWLADARTRVPSSVAFSGRVVFGDSLAEGLITTAEELGATVIVVGAARGGLLGRFTVGSVAGALLHASPVPVLLAPEGWRDRAQQLTRVTSMVGTRAGAADVLTTGERLSAAAGVPLRLVSLLALDLPGDAAAPKQSVGEHHAAAVLEEASAATGVVATAVVAKGDNIQHAVARLDWEPGEIVVVGSSRLAQPSRLFLGSTAAAMLRELPVPMVVVPRTE; the protein is encoded by the coding sequence ATGACCACCACTCAGCGCATCCTCGTCGGATATGAGGCGACACCGGCCGGAGAGGACGCCCTCGCCGCCGGAGCCGCGCTGGCCGCCTCCTTCGGAGCGGACCTCGATGTGGTCCTGGTCATGCCGGACACCTCCCGGCGCGGCAACGTGCCGAACGACCCGGCCTACGACGCCCTCCTGCGCGACACCGCGGAGGGCTGGCTGGCAGACGCGCGCACCCGCGTCCCGTCGTCGGTCGCCTTCAGCGGGCGGGTCGTCTTCGGCGACTCGCTCGCCGAGGGCCTGATCACGACCGCGGAGGAGCTGGGCGCGACGGTGATCGTCGTCGGCGCGGCGCGCGGCGGCCTGCTCGGCCGCTTCACCGTCGGCTCGGTCGCGGGCGCGCTCCTGCACGCCTCCCCGGTCCCGGTGCTGCTGGCGCCGGAGGGCTGGCGCGATCGCGCGCAGCAGCTCACGCGCGTCACGAGCATGGTCGGCACCCGCGCGGGTGCGGCGGACGTGCTGACGACCGGTGAGCGGCTCTCGGCCGCGGCCGGCGTACCGCTCCGACTGGTCTCGCTGCTGGCGCTCGACCTCCCGGGCGACGCGGCAGCACCCAAGCAGAGCGTCGGCGAGCACCACGCGGCGGCGGTGCTGGAGGAGGCTAGCGCGGCGACCGGTGTCGTCGCGACGGCGGTCGTCGCCAAGGGCGACAACATCCAGCACGCGGTGGCGCGCCTCGACTGGGAACCCGGTGAGATCGTCGTGGTCGGCTCCAGCCGCCTCGCGCAGCCCAGCCGCCTGTTCCTCGGCTCCACCGCGGCCGCCATGCTGCGCGAGCTGCCCGTGCCGATGGTCGTGGTGCCGCGCACGGAGTGA
- a CDS encoding NAD-dependent succinate-semialdehyde dehydrogenase, whose protein sequence is MSAVDTTATAELTAREAELLSRVPDGLFIGGAWEAGTRQQIQVQDPATGRVIKRIANATPEDGIRALDAAVAAQEAWAATPPRTRAEILRKAFDLLQERRDDFALLMTLEMGKPLAEANGEVTYGGEFLRWFSEEAVRISGRYGQNPEGTGTMVVSQRPVGPCFFITPWNFPLAMATRKIAPALAAGCTVVVKPAELTPLTTLFFAQLLADAGVPAGVVNVVQTNTSGAVSAPIIADPRLRKLSFTGSTPVGRALLAQAAQNVLRTSMELGGNAPFIVFEDADLDKAVEGAMLAKYRNIGQACTAANRFIVHESVADEFSRRVAAKVAALRVGPGTEEGVTIGPLIDDRAVATMQALVGDAVERGARVLTGGTAPERDGFFYEPTVIVDVQPGSEILREEIFGPVLAITTFSTEDEAVARANETEYGLVGYVFTQDLARGQRMIDRVDTGMMGLNTGLVSNAAAPFGGVKQSGLGREGGLEGIHEYLSTKYTLIPA, encoded by the coding sequence ATGAGCGCCGTCGACACCACCGCGACCGCCGAGCTGACCGCCCGCGAGGCCGAGCTCCTCTCGCGCGTCCCCGACGGCCTGTTCATCGGCGGCGCCTGGGAGGCCGGCACCCGCCAGCAGATCCAGGTGCAGGACCCGGCGACCGGCCGCGTCATCAAGCGCATCGCCAACGCCACCCCGGAGGACGGCATCCGCGCCCTCGACGCCGCCGTCGCAGCGCAGGAGGCCTGGGCCGCGACGCCGCCGCGCACCCGCGCGGAGATCCTGCGCAAGGCGTTCGACCTGCTGCAGGAGCGTCGCGACGACTTCGCGCTGCTGATGACGCTGGAGATGGGCAAGCCGCTGGCCGAGGCCAACGGCGAGGTCACCTACGGCGGCGAGTTCCTGCGCTGGTTCTCCGAGGAGGCCGTGCGCATCTCCGGCCGCTACGGGCAGAACCCGGAGGGCACCGGGACCATGGTCGTCTCGCAGCGTCCGGTGGGCCCGTGCTTCTTCATCACGCCGTGGAACTTCCCGCTGGCGATGGCGACCCGCAAGATCGCGCCCGCCCTGGCCGCCGGCTGCACGGTCGTCGTCAAGCCGGCCGAGCTGACCCCGCTGACCACGCTGTTCTTCGCGCAGCTGCTCGCCGACGCCGGCGTGCCGGCCGGTGTGGTGAACGTCGTGCAGACGAACACCTCCGGCGCCGTCTCCGCACCGATCATCGCCGACCCGCGGCTCCGCAAGCTGTCGTTCACCGGCTCCACCCCGGTCGGTCGCGCCCTGCTCGCACAGGCCGCTCAGAACGTGCTGCGCACCTCCATGGAGCTCGGCGGCAACGCGCCGTTCATCGTGTTCGAGGACGCCGACCTGGATAAGGCGGTCGAGGGTGCGATGCTCGCGAAGTACCGCAACATCGGCCAGGCCTGCACCGCCGCCAACCGGTTCATCGTGCACGAGTCGGTCGCGGATGAGTTCTCGCGGCGGGTGGCGGCGAAGGTCGCTGCGCTGCGCGTCGGTCCCGGAACCGAGGAGGGCGTCACCATCGGCCCGCTGATCGACGACCGTGCGGTCGCCACCATGCAGGCGCTGGTCGGCGACGCGGTCGAGCGCGGCGCCCGCGTCCTCACCGGAGGAACCGCGCCCGAGCGCGACGGCTTCTTCTACGAGCCGACCGTGATCGTGGACGTCCAGCCCGGCTCCGAGATCCTCCGCGAGGAGATCTTCGGCCCTGTGCTGGCGATCACGACCTTCTCCACCGAGGACGAGGCCGTGGCGCGCGCGAACGAGACCGAGTACGGTCTGGTCGGCTACGTGTTCACCCAGGACCTCGCGCGCGGCCAGCGCATGATCGACCGCGTGGACACCGGCATGATGGGCCTCAACACCGGGCTCGTCTCCAACGCCGCGGCGCCGTTCGGCGGCGTCAAGCAGTCGGGCCTCGGCCGTGAGGGCGGGCTCGAGGGCATCCACGAGTACCTGAGCACGAAGTACACGCTCATCCCCGCCTGA
- the gabT gene encoding 4-aminobutyrate--2-oxoglutarate transaminase, which produces MTIVSPASATFVGGPSLPQERRLVTPIPGPESRKRAERKAQAVAAGVGATIPVYTVAAGGGVLVDVDGNSLIDFGSGIAVTGVGNAAPRIVEAVTAQVAAFTHTCFTVAPYDSYVDVAEALNRLTPGDHVKRSALFNSGAEAVENAVKIARHYTGKQAVVAFDHAYHGRTNLTMGLTAKNQPYKNGFGPFAPEIYRAPLSYPLRDGGLSGAEAAKRAITLIEKQIGASNLAAIIIEPIQGEGGFIVPAEGFLPALQAWANENGVVFIADEVQTGFARTGTMFASEQFGIVPDLIVTAKGIAGGLPLSAVTGRAEIMDAPQVGGLGGTYGGNPLACVAALAAIETYEQEDLAARARAIGEILFEKLGALRDADPRVAEVRGRGAMVAIELVDPETGEPDAALTGKVAAAAHAAGVVLLTCGTYGNVIRFLPPLSIPDHLLIEGLDVVAEAVANA; this is translated from the coding sequence ATGACCATCGTTTCCCCCGCCTCCGCAACCTTCGTCGGCGGACCCTCGCTCCCGCAGGAGCGCCGGCTCGTCACCCCCATCCCCGGCCCCGAGTCGCGCAAGCGCGCCGAGCGCAAGGCGCAGGCCGTCGCCGCCGGCGTCGGCGCCACCATCCCCGTCTACACCGTCGCAGCGGGCGGGGGTGTGCTCGTCGACGTCGACGGCAACTCCCTCATCGACTTCGGCTCCGGCATCGCCGTCACCGGTGTGGGCAACGCCGCCCCGCGCATCGTCGAGGCCGTGACCGCCCAGGTCGCCGCCTTCACCCACACCTGCTTCACCGTCGCGCCGTACGACTCCTACGTGGACGTCGCGGAGGCCCTCAACCGCCTCACCCCCGGCGACCACGTCAAGCGCAGCGCCCTGTTCAACTCGGGTGCCGAGGCCGTCGAGAACGCGGTCAAGATCGCCCGCCACTACACGGGCAAGCAGGCCGTCGTCGCCTTCGACCACGCCTACCACGGCCGCACCAACCTCACGATGGGCCTCACCGCCAAGAACCAGCCGTACAAGAACGGCTTCGGCCCGTTCGCGCCCGAGATCTACCGCGCCCCGCTCAGCTACCCGCTGCGCGACGGCGGCCTCTCCGGCGCCGAGGCGGCCAAGCGCGCCATCACCCTGATCGAGAAGCAGATCGGCGCGTCCAACCTGGCCGCGATCATCATCGAGCCCATCCAGGGCGAGGGCGGCTTCATCGTCCCGGCCGAGGGCTTCCTCCCCGCGCTGCAGGCCTGGGCGAACGAGAACGGCGTCGTCTTCATCGCCGACGAGGTGCAGACCGGCTTCGCCCGCACCGGCACCATGTTCGCCTCCGAGCAGTTCGGCATCGTCCCCGACCTGATCGTCACCGCCAAGGGCATCGCCGGCGGCCTCCCGCTGTCGGCGGTCACCGGCCGCGCCGAGATCATGGACGCGCCGCAGGTCGGCGGCCTCGGCGGCACCTACGGCGGCAACCCGCTCGCCTGCGTCGCGGCGCTCGCCGCGATCGAGACCTACGAGCAGGAGGACCTGGCCGCGCGCGCCCGCGCCATCGGCGAGATCCTCTTCGAGAAGCTCGGCGCCCTCCGCGACGCCGACCCGCGCGTCGCCGAGGTCCGCGGCCGCGGCGCCATGGTCGCGATCGAGCTGGTCGACCCCGAGACGGGCGAGCCGGACGCCGCACTGACCGGCAAGGTCGCCGCCGCCGCGCACGCGGCCGGCGTCGTGCTGCTCACCTGCGGCACCTACGGCAACGTGATCCGCTTCCTCCCGCCGCTGAGCATCCCGGACCACCTCCTCATCGAGGGGCTGGACGTCGTCGCGGAGGCGGTGGCCAACGCATGA